The Bacillota bacterium genome includes a window with the following:
- a CDS encoding histidinol-phosphate transaminase: protein MTIRYRSELDQITPYVPGKHIDEVKREYGVSDIIKLASNENPLGMGSKARSAILENLDSVHVYPDGSAVGLRNKLAKQLAVEPEQIIVGNGSDELIKLTAETYLMPGDEVIICEPTFSQYRFAAALMGAKIVSVPLDNYRYDLNAMAEQISEHTKIIFVCNPNNPTGTIVDTTELERFLSGVPKQILVVIDEAYYEYVRSDVYPQTIDLLQDYPNLLITRTFSKIHALAALRVGYGVADPSVINAMLKTKEPFNVNSLAQAAAAAALDDQDHLQRSIEVNELGKRYLYEQFAEMGLESIPTETNFVLVDLESDADAVCRQLMARGVIIRSGASFGLPSCVRITIGTMEQNRRMMGALKEVLACR from the coding sequence ATGACAATTAGGTATCGGAGCGAATTGGACCAGATTACACCATATGTTCCCGGCAAGCATATTGATGAAGTAAAACGGGAGTATGGCGTATCTGATATTATTAAATTAGCGTCAAACGAAAATCCCTTGGGAATGGGCAGCAAGGCTCGCAGCGCTATTCTCGAAAATCTTGACAGCGTCCATGTGTATCCTGACGGCAGCGCAGTTGGTTTGAGAAATAAGCTTGCGAAGCAGTTGGCAGTTGAACCTGAGCAGATTATCGTCGGCAACGGCTCTGATGAGCTGATTAAATTAACTGCCGAAACTTATCTGATGCCGGGTGACGAGGTGATTATCTGCGAACCAACTTTTTCCCAGTATCGGTTTGCTGCTGCTTTAATGGGAGCAAAAATTGTTTCGGTTCCGCTGGACAACTATCGGTATGATTTAAATGCCATGGCGGAACAGATTTCTGAACATACTAAGATTATTTTCGTGTGCAATCCCAATAATCCCACCGGCACTATTGTTGACACAACCGAACTGGAGCGATTTTTAAGCGGGGTACCCAAGCAGATTCTGGTAGTTATTGATGAAGCTTACTACGAATATGTCAGGTCTGATGTTTATCCGCAGACGATCGATTTGCTGCAAGACTATCCCAATCTATTAATCACGCGGACTTTTTCAAAAATACATGCTCTCGCTGCTCTCCGCGTTGGATATGGAGTAGCTGATCCAAGTGTTATTAACGCAATGCTGAAGACCAAAGAGCCTTTTAACGTGAACTCTTTGGCTCAGGCTGCAGCCGCCGCCGCGTTAGATGATCAAGATCATCTGCAGCGCAGTATAGAAGTGAATGAGCTGGGCAAGCGGTATTTATATGAACAGTTTGCAGAGATGGGGCTGGAATCCATCCCGACAGAGACCAACTTTGTTTTAGTCGATCTAGAATCGGATGCAGATGCGGTATGCCGTCAGCTGATGGCGCGAGGTGTGATTATCCGCTCGGGTGCTTCATTTGGACTGCCCAGCTGTGTACGGATTACGATTGGAACTATGGAGCAGAACCGCAGGATGATGGGTGCTTTAAAGGAGGTTCTGGCATGCAGATAG
- the plsY gene encoding glycerol-3-phosphate 1-O-acyltransferase PlsY, with protein MGGFVQNIGLIFAAYVLGSLPFGLWVAKLWANINIREYGSGNIGVSNVLRTIGPVPAIIVLVLDAGKGLIPVLLAKQMLSNETMWFIVGIAAIIGHSLSLFANFKGGRGVATAGGVLLGLSWKIVLTLLIVWLVTLWISRFISLSSILAAVSLPISLVVFGFPPSYWVLGAGLALFVIWRHRPNIERLLAGTEYRIGEKAQKH; from the coding sequence ATGGGTGGATTTGTTCAGAACATCGGATTAATTTTCGCTGCATATGTGCTTGGTTCGCTGCCTTTTGGGCTGTGGGTAGCCAAGCTTTGGGCAAATATTAATATTAGGGAATACGGCAGCGGCAATATTGGAGTTTCTAATGTGCTGCGGACTATTGGTCCTGTGCCCGCAATAATCGTTTTAGTATTAGACGCTGGAAAAGGTTTAATTCCTGTCTTACTTGCAAAACAAATGCTGTCCAATGAGACTATGTGGTTTATCGTTGGTATTGCGGCAATCATTGGGCACAGTCTGTCGCTGTTTGCCAACTTTAAGGGCGGCCGGGGTGTCGCAACTGCCGGCGGTGTTTTATTAGGATTATCATGGAAAATAGTGCTGACACTTCTGATCGTGTGGTTGGTCACACTTTGGATCAGTCGTTTTATCTCGCTCTCGTCAATTTTGGCAGCTGTATCGCTGCCAATCAGCTTAGTAGTCTTCGGGTTTCCTCCCAGCTATTGGGTTTTGGGGGCGGGATTGGCTCTATTTGTTATCTGGCGCCACCGACCGAATATCGAGCGGCTGCTTGCCGGAACTGAATACCGGATTGGCGAGAAAGCGCAGAAACACTAG
- a CDS encoding DUF3189 family protein, with product MLSIDYEVNWVDIIYCCYGGAHSSPIAAAIHIGQLNSEQIPTASEIWNVQLYDRVESSDRGKVNFIGEDECGNRVYVCGRGSEKQGIEQAIKSGILLAGGSTDGLVFIDTLPAVNILMRIGGFMSRKLKWVRLGRPLVIKGTQLAFFDLVRIVTAAKKEYGIDCAEAKSKPEKRKTH from the coding sequence TTGTTAAGCATTGATTATGAGGTGAACTGGGTGGATATTATCTACTGCTGTTATGGAGGAGCGCATTCGTCGCCTATTGCAGCTGCGATTCACATTGGACAGCTCAATTCTGAGCAGATTCCAACCGCTTCTGAAATCTGGAATGTCCAGCTTTACGATCGGGTTGAGTCTTCTGATCGCGGCAAAGTGAATTTTATCGGTGAGGATGAGTGCGGCAACCGGGTTTATGTCTGCGGCAGGGGCAGTGAGAAACAGGGGATAGAGCAGGCTATTAAAAGCGGCATACTACTTGCAGGAGGCAGTACAGACGGTCTAGTCTTTATTGATACGCTTCCTGCTGTTAATATATTAATGAGGATAGGCGGCTTTATGTCGCGAAAGCTAAAATGGGTCCGGCTCGGCAGACCGCTGGTCATTAAGGGTACGCAGCTGGCTTTTTTCGATCTGGTCCGGATTGTAACTGCCGCTAAAAAAGAGTATGGAATCGACTGCGCGGAAGCGAAATCCAAGCCAGAAAAGAGGAAAACCCATTAA
- the aroH gene encoding chorismate mutase → MRTLVRAVRGAITAAKNNEQEIIDATKYLLSEMIKQNNLTEDDLISIIFTVTPDLDQAFPARAARECGFTQTPLMCSVEIPVPGSLPLCIRILIHCHTSLSKAEIRHLYLRDAVKLRPDLVKDVE, encoded by the coding sequence ATGCGGACTTTGGTACGTGCAGTAAGGGGAGCAATTACTGCTGCCAAAAACAATGAACAAGAGATAATTGATGCTACCAAATATCTGCTGTCAGAGATGATTAAGCAGAACAACCTAACCGAGGATGATTTGATCAGCATCATTTTCACGGTAACTCCGGATCTCGATCAAGCTTTTCCGGCTCGAGCAGCGCGTGAGTGCGGCTTTACCCAGACACCTCTGATGTGCTCTGTTGAGATCCCGGTTCCCGGCAGTCTGCCGCTGTGCATTCGGATTTTAATCCACTGTCATACAAGCCTAAGTAAGGCAGAAATTCGCCACCTATATCTGCGGGATGCAGTAAAATTAAGGCCTGATTTAGTAAAGGATGTGGAGTAA
- a CDS encoding stage II sporulation protein P: MKRAVIYLVILGVLIGISSAAQASWLETSLFERNDSGYFSLEDENGVITYTARILDVGDSYIAADNQRYEVVEITGDRIIVEAKEKITLPDMKQLTTAVKPSIWERLFGAAASKQDDEEREWNTIGIYHTHNAESYVPTSGVDSETHGDIMEVGRALADALNNLGYNAVWSDNSHLPHDGEAYLRSRRTAVELMKHKPGTLIDVHRDATPPEVYETEIEGKPTTKVRIVVGRQNENRETTLEYAKRIKAVADEKYPGIIEGIFDARGNYNQDLGPRMILLEFGAHTNPLELAEQAAQFFAEIIPAAAGLSSSEAAQQETEQTSPLAYRSILWILGITAVIVIGYLIINKQSLGSLGSFFRREFAGEQPQDDQDDEQN; the protein is encoded by the coding sequence TTGAAGCGGGCAGTAATTTACCTGGTAATACTTGGAGTATTGATTGGAATAAGTTCTGCAGCTCAAGCATCTTGGTTGGAGACCAGTCTTTTTGAACGCAATGACAGCGGTTACTTCAGCCTTGAAGATGAGAATGGTGTAATCACTTACACCGCAAGGATCCTAGATGTAGGTGACTCGTATATCGCCGCGGACAATCAGCGGTATGAGGTAGTGGAAATTACCGGCGACCGCATAATTGTGGAAGCGAAAGAAAAGATTACTCTTCCTGATATGAAGCAGCTGACCACCGCTGTTAAACCCAGTATCTGGGAGCGGCTGTTTGGTGCTGCCGCGTCCAAGCAAGATGATGAGGAACGAGAGTGGAACACAATCGGCATTTACCATACCCACAACGCAGAATCTTATGTACCAACCAGCGGCGTTGATTCAGAAACTCACGGCGATATTATGGAAGTTGGCAGAGCACTGGCAGATGCCCTTAACAACTTAGGATACAATGCAGTTTGGTCAGACAACAGCCATCTTCCCCATGATGGAGAGGCGTACCTCCGTTCGCGGCGTACTGCCGTTGAGCTGATGAAGCACAAACCCGGGACACTGATCGACGTTCACCGGGATGCCACTCCTCCGGAAGTGTATGAAACCGAAATAGAAGGCAAACCGACAACCAAGGTGCGGATTGTAGTAGGTCGCCAAAATGAAAACCGGGAGACCACGTTAGAGTATGCCAAACGAATTAAGGCGGTAGCAGATGAGAAGTATCCCGGGATCATCGAAGGTATTTTTGATGCGCGGGGCAATTATAATCAGGACTTAGGCCCAAGGATGATTCTATTAGAATTTGGGGCCCATACCAATCCTTTAGAGTTAGCGGAGCAGGCAGCGCAGTTTTTTGCCGAGATTATTCCTGCAGCTGCGGGATTATCCAGCTCTGAAGCAGCGCAGCAGGAAACAGAGCAGACTTCCCCTCTTGCCTACCGCAGCATTCTCTGGATATTAGGCATCACGGCGGTGATAGTTATTGGCTACCTAATTATCAACAAACAAAGCCTAGGTTCCCTTGGATCTTTTTTCCGCAGAGAATTTGCTGGTGAGCAGCCTCAGGATGATCAAGACGATGAGCAGAATTAG
- a CDS encoding rRNA pseudouridine synthase, which produces MKERLQKVIAHAGIASRRASEKLITAGRVTVNGRVVTELGTKVDLRYDTVKVDGKAIRSKEKYAYYLLNKPRGYLTTVKDDRGRKTVMDLLTSVEERVYPVGRLDYESEGLLLLTNDGQLANRLMHPKYEVRKFYLVEVIGEVSEDDLAVLRSGVELEDGITRPAYVELLSSTPRKSVLKIGIHEGRNRQVRRMCQALDLSVRRLIRTQFGPIKLGKLAPGSWRQLTEQEIGKLRQAVKRRGK; this is translated from the coding sequence ATGAAAGAAAGACTGCAGAAAGTAATTGCTCATGCTGGCATTGCCTCACGCCGCGCCAGTGAAAAGTTGATCACAGCCGGGCGGGTAACAGTAAACGGCAGAGTAGTTACGGAACTAGGCACAAAAGTTGATTTGAGGTATGATACGGTCAAAGTAGATGGTAAAGCGATCCGATCAAAGGAGAAGTATGCCTACTATCTTTTAAATAAACCGCGGGGTTATTTAACCACTGTCAAGGACGATCGGGGCAGAAAGACAGTAATGGATCTTTTGACCTCGGTTGAAGAGCGGGTCTATCCTGTGGGTCGTTTGGACTATGAATCTGAAGGTCTGCTGCTGTTAACTAATGATGGACAGCTTGCTAACCGCCTGATGCATCCTAAATATGAGGTGCGCAAGTTTTATCTGGTGGAGGTGATCGGGGAGGTCTCAGAGGATGATTTAGCGGTGCTGCGATCTGGTGTTGAACTGGAAGACGGCATTACCAGACCCGCCTATGTGGAGTTGTTGTCATCTACTCCTCGTAAGTCAGTTCTTAAGATCGGCATTCATGAGGGCCGCAACCGCCAGGTTCGCCGCATGTGTCAGGCTCTCGATCTGTCTGTGCGCAGGTTGATCCGCACTCAGTTCGGTCCAATTAAGCTGGGAAAACTAGCACCCGGCAGCTGGCGGCAGCTGACAGAGCAGGAAATTGGCAAACTCAGACAGGCGGTGAAGCGCCGTGGCAAATAG
- a CDS encoding 1-acyl-sn-glycerol-3-phosphate acyltransferase has product MYRVLRLIALILFNICFRIKIVGLENIPDRAGVLVANHVSMLDPVMLGIAVKRPVHFMAKAELFKNRLSAWFFGQLHAFPVHRGTADTSAIRTALQILRDNKLLGIFPEGTRNKGEELLPFHSGAAMLAQRTQSPIVPVLIRGTEKLRFRQKIEVLVGRPIQPKEGKKATKEELAEINNLIFEQFTSLNRQEFKA; this is encoded by the coding sequence GTGTATAGAGTACTGCGGCTGATAGCGCTGATTCTGTTCAATATTTGTTTCCGAATAAAGATTGTCGGTTTAGAAAACATTCCGGATCGAGCGGGTGTCTTGGTGGCAAATCATGTCAGCATGCTGGATCCAGTCATGCTCGGAATTGCCGTTAAAAGGCCGGTTCATTTTATGGCAAAGGCGGAGTTATTTAAAAACCGCTTGTCGGCATGGTTTTTCGGCCAGCTGCATGCGTTTCCCGTCCACCGCGGAACTGCTGATACAAGTGCAATCCGCACTGCTTTGCAGATTCTGCGTGACAATAAGCTGCTGGGTATTTTTCCTGAAGGTACGCGAAATAAAGGCGAAGAGCTGCTGCCGTTTCACAGCGGGGCAGCGATGCTGGCGCAGCGGACTCAATCACCAATTGTCCCTGTACTAATTCGGGGAACCGAGAAACTTCGCTTTCGTCAGAAAATTGAAGTGCTTGTCGGCAGGCCAATTCAGCCAAAAGAAGGTAAAAAGGCAACCAAAGAAGAACTAGCTGAAATAAATAATTTGATTTTTGAACAATTTACTAGTCTTAATAGGCAGGAATTTAAGGCTTAA
- the rpsA gene encoding 30S ribosomal protein S1 — translation MSEFTEEKVVVNGPVDQDETKQEVETPEAEVEAVETQAAETSGDPEVSHEEVMQEYSDMPTPVPNTIISGKVVQIGTDEVLVDIGYKSEGRIPLNEMGLKPNQEPKDAFALEQDIDVWVLKVDDAEGNVVLSKRRADAQKAWAELEQLYAEGKPITAEVTQVVKGGLLVDLGVRGFIPASHVSRNYVDDLEKYVGQTLELKIIELDRQKNNVVLSRKDLLEEEYQKAKEEIFNTLEEGSVVDGVVRRITDFGAFVDIGGGVEGLLHVSEMAHSRVKHPSDVVSEGDQVKVMVLGLDKEAERISLGLKQTLPDPWDTIEERYQVGDKVSGIVTRTVDFGAFVKLEDGVEGLIHISQLAHRHVAKTDEVVKSGDEVEAKVISLDPEARRIGLSIRELEPKPEVKKEVKKMEKVEEKPEEEEQLTTTLGDMFGDLFKDQ, via the coding sequence ATGAGTGAATTCACAGAGGAAAAAGTTGTAGTCAATGGTCCAGTTGACCAAGACGAGACGAAACAAGAAGTTGAGACACCTGAAGCTGAGGTCGAAGCAGTTGAAACTCAGGCAGCAGAGACTAGCGGAGATCCTGAAGTTTCTCATGAGGAAGTAATGCAGGAGTATTCTGATATGCCTACACCTGTACCGAACACAATCATTTCCGGTAAAGTTGTTCAGATCGGTACTGATGAGGTACTTGTAGATATAGGTTACAAATCTGAAGGCCGGATTCCCCTTAACGAAATGGGATTAAAGCCAAATCAGGAACCAAAAGATGCTTTTGCTTTAGAGCAGGATATTGATGTATGGGTGCTCAAGGTTGACGATGCTGAGGGCAATGTAGTGCTGTCCAAACGCAGAGCTGATGCTCAGAAAGCATGGGCGGAATTAGAACAGCTCTATGCTGAAGGCAAACCAATTACTGCCGAAGTCACTCAAGTGGTCAAAGGCGGCTTATTGGTAGACCTTGGAGTGCGCGGGTTTATTCCTGCCAGCCATGTATCCCGCAACTATGTCGATGATTTAGAAAAATATGTAGGCCAGACGCTTGAATTAAAGATTATTGAGCTGGATCGCCAGAAGAATAATGTTGTGCTTTCCCGCAAAGATCTCTTAGAAGAAGAATATCAAAAAGCTAAAGAAGAAATCTTCAATACTCTGGAAGAGGGAAGCGTTGTTGACGGTGTTGTCAGAAGAATTACCGACTTCGGTGCTTTTGTCGATATCGGTGGCGGAGTAGAAGGTCTGCTTCACGTATCAGAAATGGCTCACAGCCGTGTTAAACATCCCTCTGATGTTGTTTCTGAAGGTGATCAAGTTAAAGTTATGGTCCTTGGTCTCGATAAGGAAGCAGAGCGAATTTCGCTCGGCCTGAAGCAAACTCTTCCGGATCCATGGGATACTATTGAAGAAAGATATCAAGTAGGTGACAAAGTCAGCGGTATTGTCACCCGCACAGTTGATTTTGGTGCGTTTGTTAAGCTTGAAGACGGTGTCGAAGGCTTAATTCACATTTCACAGCTGGCTCACCGCCATGTGGCTAAAACTGACGAGGTTGTGAAATCCGGTGACGAAGTTGAAGCGAAGGTTATCAGCCTTGATCCGGAAGCAAGACGGATTGGCTTAAGCATCCGCGAGTTAGAGCCGAAGCCGGAAGTGAAAAAAGAAGTTAAGAAGATGGAGAAAGTCGAAGAAAAACCCGAGGAAGAAGAACAGCTGACTACTACTCTCGGCGATATGTTTGGCGATTTGTTCAAAGACCAATAA
- a CDS encoding (d)CMP kinase gives MQIAIDGPAGAGKSTVAKLVASRLGYLYIDTGAMYRALTYLVLEAGVEPSSEEEVHRIQQQMDLRLVPAADALVSCRVFIGDTEITEAIRRPEVSQYVSIIASHPKVRSGMVRMQQQLAAANNVVMDGRDIGTTVLPDADVKVFLCASVEERARRRYNELVAKGHDLDFGKLVSDLKQRDHLDSTRAVSPLRKADDAVEIDTTDLTVAEVVEQVLKLAARREKSV, from the coding sequence ATGCAGATAGCGATCGACGGACCGGCAGGCGCAGGTAAAAGCACTGTTGCTAAGCTGGTTGCCAGCAGACTCGGGTATCTGTATATCGATACAGGAGCGATGTATCGTGCCTTAACCTACCTGGTACTAGAAGCGGGAGTGGAGCCTAGTTCTGAGGAGGAAGTACATCGGATTCAACAGCAGATGGATCTGCGTTTGGTTCCTGCTGCGGATGCGTTGGTTTCCTGTCGGGTATTTATCGGAGATACAGAGATAACCGAAGCAATTCGCAGACCAGAGGTATCCCAGTACGTTTCTATTATTGCGAGTCATCCCAAAGTGCGCTCTGGTATGGTCAGAATGCAGCAGCAGCTAGCGGCTGCCAATAATGTTGTGATGGATGGCCGGGATATTGGTACAACTGTTCTACCTGATGCCGATGTTAAAGTTTTTCTCTGTGCATCAGTGGAGGAAAGAGCTCGCCGCAGGTATAATGAGCTGGTAGCAAAAGGCCATGATCTTGATTTCGGTAAATTAGTGTCCGATCTCAAACAGAGGGATCATCTTGACTCCACTAGAGCGGTCTCACCACTGCGCAAAGCCGATGATGCAGTTGAGATTGATACTACCGATTTAACTGTTGCCGAAGTGGTGGAACAAGTTTTAAAGTTAGCTGCGCGGAGGGAGAAAAGTGTATAG
- a CDS encoding ribosome biogenesis GTPase Der, whose amino-acid sequence MAKPIVAIVGRPNVGKSTLFNRIARERIAIVDDQPGVTRDRIYCEVEWTNKRFILVDTGGIETEEDIITKQVREQAEIAIEEADVIIFVVDGREGLTAADEDVADLLRRTNKEIVLCVNKVEDYSASMEMTAEFWALGLGEPVSASAEHGRGVGDLLDKVVARFPEDADLGESDALKIAVVGRPNVGKSTLINQFVGEQRVIVSDIPGTTRDAIDTFFTFEDQEFVLIDTAGLRRKKKIEVGVERYSVLRTLRAVDRSDIVFLMLDAEEGVTEQDKKIAGYVHESGKGCAIIVNKWDLVEKETNTMRDLEQEIYSGLQFLSYAPIEFISALTGRRVNRLINLAVQIAEHRSMRIPTGRLNEIIQDAVAMHQPPSDKGVRLKIFYATQAQVNPPVFLLYVNHRELMHFSYLRYLENRLRTEYGFYGTPIILSVKERS is encoded by the coding sequence ATGGCAAAACCGATTGTTGCAATCGTGGGAAGACCGAATGTGGGCAAGAGCACCTTGTTTAACCGCATTGCCCGCGAGAGAATAGCTATTGTTGATGATCAGCCGGGGGTAACCCGAGATCGGATTTACTGCGAAGTAGAATGGACCAATAAACGTTTTATTTTAGTTGATACAGGCGGTATTGAGACCGAAGAAGACATCATTACTAAACAGGTTAGAGAGCAGGCGGAAATTGCTATTGAAGAAGCGGATGTTATTATTTTTGTTGTCGATGGGCGTGAAGGATTAACGGCAGCAGATGAGGATGTCGCAGATCTGCTGCGCCGAACCAATAAGGAAATAGTGCTCTGTGTCAATAAAGTAGAGGATTACTCGGCAAGTATGGAGATGACCGCCGAGTTCTGGGCGCTGGGATTAGGGGAGCCAGTCTCTGCATCCGCTGAGCACGGTCGAGGTGTTGGCGATCTGCTGGACAAAGTAGTAGCTAGATTTCCGGAAGATGCGGACCTGGGCGAAAGCGATGCTTTAAAGATCGCAGTTGTTGGACGTCCAAATGTAGGGAAATCTACTCTGATCAACCAGTTTGTCGGCGAGCAGCGGGTGATCGTTTCTGATATTCCTGGCACAACCCGCGATGCTATCGACACCTTTTTTACCTTTGAGGATCAGGAGTTTGTCCTGATCGACACTGCTGGATTAAGGCGGAAGAAGAAAATTGAAGTAGGTGTTGAACGTTACAGCGTGCTGAGAACTCTCCGCGCAGTTGACCGCTCTGATATCGTGTTTTTGATGCTTGATGCTGAGGAAGGCGTTACCGAGCAGGATAAGAAGATCGCCGGTTATGTGCATGAAAGCGGCAAAGGCTGTGCGATTATTGTCAATAAATGGGATCTAGTTGAAAAAGAAACAAATACAATGCGCGACTTGGAGCAGGAGATTTATTCCGGTCTGCAGTTTTTATCCTATGCTCCGATTGAGTTTATCTCGGCGCTTACCGGCAGAAGAGTTAACCGCTTGATCAATTTAGCGGTGCAGATTGCCGAGCACCGGAGTATGCGGATCCCAACAGGCAGGCTGAATGAGATTATACAGGATGCCGTGGCCATGCATCAGCCTCCTTCAGATAAAGGTGTGAGGTTAAAGATTTTTTATGCAACACAGGCTCAGGTTAATCCACCTGTATTTTTGCTGTATGTGAATCACCGAGAACTGATGCATTTTTCGTACCTACGCTACTTGGAGAACCGCTTGCGGACAGAATATGGATTTTACGGCACTCCGATCATTCTGAGTGTGAAGGAGAGATCATAA
- a CDS encoding NAD(P)/FAD-dependent oxidoreductase has product MAAGTAAGQGADVLLLEKNDLPGKKIRISGKGRCNITNARTIREFIAHYPGNGKFLYSALHRFTNSDLINLLSQYGLETKVERGQRVFPVSDDADQVADTLIRFAKDSGAKIKPNTQVKKVVAWDGKVQGVDTSSGYYEVDRVIIATGGASYPGTGSTGDGYTFARELGHTVTPIFPALVALKTRQTWVKQVSGLSLRNVTAKLSSEGESVSEFGEMQFAHFGVTGPIILTLSRQAALWLREGRTVTITIDLKPALTEDELDKRVQRDFQKFQRKQFKNSLRELLPKSLIPVMIERSQIAPERPVNQITKAERLKLVQLLKRLELVITDTLPLSSAIVTAGGVNVNEINPKTMESKLIQGLYFAGEVIDVDGVTGGFNLQAAFSTGSTAGFYAAQG; this is encoded by the coding sequence ATGGCAGCAGGTACGGCAGCCGGACAGGGTGCTGATGTACTGCTGTTAGAAAAAAATGATCTTCCAGGCAAAAAGATCCGCATCTCCGGCAAGGGACGCTGCAACATTACCAACGCCCGGACAATTCGGGAGTTTATTGCTCATTATCCGGGCAATGGTAAATTTCTTTACAGTGCCCTCCACCGCTTTACAAATTCAGATTTGATCAATCTGCTGAGTCAGTATGGGCTTGAAACCAAGGTTGAGCGGGGGCAGAGGGTATTTCCGGTATCCGATGATGCTGACCAAGTTGCCGATACCTTGATTCGCTTCGCTAAAGATTCAGGTGCAAAAATTAAGCCCAACACGCAAGTTAAGAAAGTGGTTGCTTGGGATGGGAAAGTGCAGGGTGTAGATACTAGCAGTGGTTACTATGAGGTGGACCGAGTAATTATTGCCACCGGTGGAGCCAGCTATCCCGGAACAGGCTCAACAGGCGATGGCTATACTTTTGCCAGGGAGCTTGGACACACAGTGACACCAATCTTTCCGGCGCTGGTAGCATTGAAAACCAGGCAAACCTGGGTAAAGCAGGTTTCCGGCCTGAGTTTACGGAATGTAACTGCCAAACTTTCCAGTGAAGGAGAAAGCGTCAGCGAATTTGGTGAGATGCAGTTTGCCCATTTTGGAGTTACAGGGCCGATCATTCTGACCTTAAGCCGCCAGGCAGCGCTGTGGTTGCGGGAGGGTCGAACTGTAACCATAACCATAGATTTAAAACCGGCTTTAACAGAGGACGAACTGGACAAAAGAGTTCAGAGAGATTTTCAGAAGTTTCAGCGCAAGCAGTTTAAAAACAGCCTCAGAGAGCTGTTGCCGAAGAGTCTGATTCCGGTAATGATCGAGCGGTCGCAGATAGCACCAGAAAGGCCGGTTAACCAGATTACCAAAGCCGAAAGGCTGAAGCTGGTTCAGCTGTTAAAGCGGCTGGAACTGGTCATTACAGATACTCTTCCCCTCTCATCGGCGATTGTTACCGCCGGAGGTGTCAATGTAAATGAAATCAATCCAAAAACAATGGAATCAAAGCTGATACAAGGTTTGTATTTTGCTGGGGAAGTGATCGATGTGGATGGTGTAACCGGTGGATTTAATCTTCAGGCTGCATTTTCAACAGGAAGTACAGCAGGATTTTATGCGGCTCAGGGTTAA
- a CDS encoding DUF1614 domain-containing protein yields the protein MPAGMILLLIAAALVYFGAGQRILDRMRLTDSQALLFIGIMIGGSFINIPLYRGTVEVSVNVGGALAPLALCIYLLSRADTTREWVRALVGAAVTAGIVFGLGQLTDFDPTGPTFIDPMWLFSITAGVVGYLMGRSRRSAFIAGTLGLILTDVIHLVRSFAAGLPSTVAIGGAGVFDAIIIAGFIAVALAELVGETRERLQGGPEAESDDELFVKNVPKLEHEETGPAESQLSDAERNLYMQGIHGTSSDEGQSDSSDGREEQD from the coding sequence ATGCCGGCAGGCATGATTTTACTTTTGATTGCTGCAGCGCTCGTTTATTTCGGCGCGGGGCAGAGAATACTCGATCGCATGCGCTTAACAGACAGCCAAGCTTTGCTGTTTATCGGTATTATGATTGGCGGCAGCTTTATCAATATCCCCCTTTATCGGGGAACGGTAGAAGTAAGCGTAAATGTGGGAGGAGCACTCGCGCCGCTCGCCTTGTGCATCTATCTCCTGAGTAGAGCAGATACAACCCGAGAATGGGTGCGCGCCCTTGTTGGAGCTGCTGTTACGGCCGGAATTGTCTTTGGTCTAGGTCAGCTGACAGATTTTGATCCAACCGGACCAACATTTATTGATCCTATGTGGCTGTTCAGCATCACCGCGGGAGTGGTTGGCTACTTGATGGGCAGATCCCGGCGTTCCGCTTTTATTGCCGGAACTTTGGGCCTCATCCTGACTGATGTGATCCATCTGGTCCGCTCGTTTGCAGCAGGGCTACCATCCACAGTTGCCATAGGTGGAGCCGGTGTGTTTGATGCCATTATCATTGCTGGATTCATCGCGGTAGCGTTAGCTGAGCTCGTGGGCGAAACTAGGGAGCGTCTTCAGGGTGGTCCTGAAGCTGAATCCGATGATGAACTGTTTGTTAAAAATGTACCCAAGCTTGAGCATGAAGAAACTGGTCCAGCAGAATCGCAGCTCTCGGATGCGGAGCGTAATCTTTACATGCAGGGCATTCACGGAACAAGCTCCGATGAAGGGCAGTCTGACAGCAGCGATGGAAGGGAGGAGCAGGATTGA